A genomic window from Pasteuria penetrans includes:
- the sdhB gene encoding succinate dehydrogenase iron-sulfur subunit — MEAAKLKTPTTQHGLGQVRLSIVRQDGPEQRSYTEEFLIPHRPNMNVISALMEIQKNPVNGKGERVAPVVWEASCLEEVCGACSMVINGKPRQACTALIAKLSQPVRIEPMSSFPVLRDLIVDRGGMFDALKRVKSWVEIDGTHALGPGSRQSEEGQQWRYALSKCMTCGVCLEACPNVNDSSNFMGPFVAGQVALQNAHPVGKEQKGDRIEALMGPGGLQECGNAQNCVLACPKGVPLTDAIAYMNLETTKHFLKKWLFK, encoded by the coding sequence ATGGAAGCGGCAAAGTTGAAAACCCCGACTACACAACATGGTTTGGGGCAGGTGCGTTTGTCGATTGTGCGCCAGGATGGTCCTGAGCAGCGATCCTATACGGAGGAGTTTTTGATCCCCCATCGACCCAATATGAACGTCATATCGGCTCTTATGGAAATCCAAAAAAACCCTGTCAATGGAAAAGGGGAACGGGTAGCCCCGGTGGTTTGGGAAGCCAGCTGTCTGGAAGAAGTCTGTGGTGCCTGTTCGATGGTGATCAACGGTAAGCCCCGGCAAGCTTGCACAGCTCTTATTGCCAAGCTTTCACAGCCTGTTCGGATCGAGCCTATGTCTTCCTTTCCTGTTCTCCGTGATCTGATTGTCGATAGGGGTGGGATGTTTGACGCCCTCAAACGAGTCAAGTCTTGGGTGGAGATAGACGGGACGCACGCTTTGGGTCCGGGTTCTCGGCAGTCAGAAGAGGGGCAGCAGTGGCGTTATGCTTTATCCAAATGTATGACGTGTGGGGTTTGCTTGGAAGCATGCCCTAATGTCAATGATAGTTCTAACTTCATGGGCCCCTTTGTCGCAGGTCAGGTTGCGTTACAAAACGCCCACCCCGTGGGAAAGGAACAGAAGGGGGATCGGATCGAGGCTTTGATGGGACCGGGTGGTCTGCAGGAGTGTGGAAATGCGCAAAATTGCGTATTGGCCTGTCCAAAGGGGGTTCCTCTAACGGACGCGATTGCCTACATGAATCTTGAAACCACCAAGCACTTTTTGAAAAAATGGTTGTTCAAATAA